The stretch of DNA CGGCCATCAAGGCCAGTCCGTCCGGCATCCCGGCGATCTGTTCCGTGGCCCATCAGAACATGGCGGCCCAGGCCAAGGCCTCGCGTGATGTGGTTATCGGAGAATGCGACGCCGGCATGATCAAAATTTGCGTGCCTGTTTTCTGTAAAGACGAATTTATCGGCATTGTCGGTGGCTGTGGCCGATTGCCCGAAGACGGCGAAATCGACACCTATGCCGTTGAAAAGGCGACGGGCCTGCCACAGGCGGAAGTTGAAGCGCTGGCCAAGCAGGTCACCGTCATGCCGGCGGAAGAAGCAAAGGAGATGGCGCGTTTTCTCAAGGACAAATTGTCCGGGACCACCTGTTGAAATCGTGGCCGCGCGGTTGCCGCGTTCCCAATGGACACGGCGGATGCGTGGAAATGGAAGTCCGGCCCGCGTCGGAGCATGTTTTTGGCCGGTCTCCGCATTGTCGGGCCTGACTTTGCGTTGTTTCGGGAATGTGACTGGGCGAAAGTATTCTTTTCGCCTGGTTTTTGTGGC from Deltaproteobacteria bacterium encodes:
- a CDS encoding transcriptional regulator is translated as MKMTDLLTKEEWAALEQELHQRWKVNACAYGADGLTFTGFKNFANPLCPAIKASPSGIPAICSVAHQNMAAQAKASRDVVIGECDAGMIKICVPVFCKDEFIGIVGGCGRLPEDGEIDTYAVEKATGLPQAEVEALAKQVTVMPAEEAKEMARFLKDKLSGTTC